A single window of Ficedula albicollis isolate OC2 chromosome 8, FicAlb1.5, whole genome shotgun sequence DNA harbors:
- the ITGB3BP gene encoding centromere protein R: protein MSVKRALNLDSVKKDDPPDATPQKAKRRNLSYSPTTGTCQMSPFSSPMSHRAQNSRNAPAEGDGKEQSDSKSGLSRRGQPQTEHDVFLQLYSKVRNSLPRILKLRANLTSLKALEGSRELENILEASHSSCVLSAELQKTQALVSQAEKLQLLKANHGGVPARGHIQAAGGAAFLTSLPDRGKEPLGLHPQH, encoded by the exons ccACCTGATGCAACCCCCCAAAAGGCCAAAAGGAGAAATCTCTCCTACTCCCCAACCACAGGCACGTGCCAGATGAgccccttctcctctcccatgAGCCACAGGgcacagaattccaggaatgCCCCAGCAGAGG GagatgggaaggagcagagcgATTCCAAGAGCGGATTGTCCAGGAGGGGGCAGCCTCAAACTGAGCACGATGT GTTCCTGCAACTGTACTCCAAAGTGAGAAATTCCTTGCCCAGAATTCTGAAACTAAGAGCAAATCTGACAAGCTTGAAG GCTTTGGAGGGCAGTAGAGAGCTGGAAAATATCCTGGAAGCCTCACACTCGTCCTGTGTCCTGAGTGCTGAACTGCAGAAAACCCAAGCGCTGG TGAGTcaagcagaaaaactgcagCTGTTGAAAGCAAACCATGGAGGAGTCCCTGCCCGAG GGCACATCCAGGCTGCCGGGGGTGCTGCATTCCTGACCTCACTCCCTGACAGAGGGAAGGAGCCCCTGGGcctgcacccccagcactgA